One Chloroflexota bacterium DNA segment encodes these proteins:
- a CDS encoding class II fructose-bisphosphate aldolase: protein MSITSKNIDTLVERAVFAPEEEIREEHRWEIRKQASALGIFPASIQGLYEAAGRGLYQGITVPAINIRGLTYQVARAVFRAASKHKVGAFIFEIARSEIGYTKQKPGEYAVCVLAAAVKEGFRGPVFLQGDHFQVNAGKYGSEPGKELKAIEDLIRESVDAGFLNIDVDASTLVDLEQQGLDKQQERNYLVTANMTRFIRSIEPKGVTVSVGGEIGEVGGRNSTVEDLRAFVAGYRQLLGSNVKGISKISVQTGTTHGGVVLPDGSIARVELDFKTLEKLSKVAREEYGMAGAVQHGASTLPDEAFGLFPQAGTAEVHLATGFQNTIYDSPHFPKELLGSINNHLLNNYSNERKSGETNEQFLYKTRKKAFGDFKKEIWAIPEGSIAGIGETLENHFSFLFKKLNVVGTVDLVNRFVVDRS from the coding sequence ATGTCCATCACTTCTAAGAACATTGATACTCTAGTGGAGAGGGCTGTCTTTGCACCTGAAGAGGAGATCAGGGAGGAACATCGTTGGGAGATACGTAAACAGGCCTCCGCTCTGGGAATCTTCCCGGCCAGCATTCAAGGTCTGTATGAAGCTGCGGGCAGGGGGCTTTACCAGGGCATTACGGTCCCGGCGATAAACATCCGTGGCCTTACCTATCAGGTAGCCAGAGCGGTCTTCAGGGCTGCTTCAAAGCACAAGGTTGGGGCCTTTATCTTTGAGATTGCCCGTTCCGAGATAGGCTATACCAAACAGAAACCTGGAGAATACGCTGTCTGTGTGCTGGCTGCCGCTGTTAAAGAGGGGTTCAGGGGGCCGGTGTTTCTTCAGGGCGATCATTTCCAGGTCAATGCTGGCAAGTATGGCTCAGAGCCAGGAAAAGAACTGAAGGCTATTGAGGATCTGATACGGGAGTCAGTGGATGCCGGATTTTTGAACATCGATGTGGATGCCTCTACCCTGGTGGACTTGGAGCAGCAGGGCCTTGACAAGCAACAGGAGAGGAATTACCTCGTCACGGCTAATATGACCAGGTTCATACGCAGCATCGAGCCCAAAGGGGTGACTGTCTCTGTCGGCGGTGAGATCGGGGAGGTCGGAGGTAGAAACAGCACGGTGGAAGACCTCAGGGCGTTCGTGGCCGGGTATCGCCAGCTTCTAGGCTCGAATGTCAAGGGCATCTCCAAGATCAGTGTCCAAACCGGTACCACTCATGGCGGCGTGGTCTTGCCTGATGGATCTATTGCCAGAGTTGAACTAGATTTTAAGACCCTGGAGAAGTTGTCTAAGGTGGCACGAGAGGAGTATGGCATGGCCGGGGCTGTACAGCACGGGGCCTCCACTCTTCCTGACGAGGCATTTGGCCTTTTCCCGCAGGCTGGCACGGCTGAGGTGCATCTGGCTACGGGATTTCAGAATACCATCTATGATAGCCCTCATTTCCCCAAAGAGCTGTTGGGCAGTATTAATAATCACCTCCTGAACAACTATAGCAATGAGAGAAAGTCAGGGGAGACCAACGAGCAGTTCCTGTACAAGACCCGAAAGAAAGCCTTCGGGGATTTCAAGAAAGAAATCTGGGCCATCCCTGAAGGCAGCATCGCAGGGATCGGGGAAACACTCGAAAATCACTTTTCGTTCCTCTTTAAGAAGCTTAATGTGGTCGGGACTGTGGATCTGGTCAATAGGTTTGTTGTCGATCGCTCCTAA
- a CDS encoding ATP-dependent 6-phosphofructokinase: MKKSRIGLLTGGGDCAGINPAMKWVVKTALDDRLQRERGVQYEVIGIRDGWKGLIYADPSRGDLQEYLVPLDQNVVRTWDRLGGTMLGTSRTNPCNPKDDQSKKVLDNIDKLGLEALVTIGGDDTLGVASKLARQGVNVVGIPKTIDKDLWGTDYTLGFETALSVITEEIDRLRTTAGSHKRMFVVETMGRTAGWLALEGGESSGAFIILIPEYDFSIEKVNELVLEGRRQGARYEIIVAAEGAKPAGGSEFVREAGEDGFGHKILGGIGEFLANEITSATKLETRSIVLSHLQRGGAPCAYDRRMGRYFGIAAVDLIERKDFGKMVSYKNGRITSVPIKDVLGKLSLVDVKTQYDTERYNGRRAILAG; encoded by the coding sequence ATGAAAAAGAGCAGGATAGGGCTTCTCACGGGCGGGGGCGACTGCGCCGGGATCAACCCGGCCATGAAGTGGGTGGTCAAAACCGCACTGGATGACCGACTGCAGCGGGAAAGAGGCGTCCAGTACGAGGTTATTGGTATCCGGGATGGATGGAAGGGGCTGATCTACGCTGACCCTTCACGTGGAGATTTGCAGGAATACCTCGTGCCTCTGGATCAGAATGTGGTGCGGACCTGGGATAGACTGGGCGGGACCATGCTGGGAACTTCACGAACAAACCCCTGCAATCCAAAGGATGATCAGTCAAAGAAGGTGTTGGATAACATCGATAAACTTGGGCTTGAGGCCCTGGTAACTATTGGCGGTGATGATACTCTGGGAGTAGCCTCCAAATTGGCCCGGCAGGGTGTGAATGTTGTGGGCATCCCCAAGACTATTGATAAGGACCTCTGGGGAACTGACTATACGCTGGGATTTGAGACGGCACTGAGCGTGATCACAGAGGAGATTGACAGGTTGCGGACTACGGCTGGTTCTCATAAGAGGATGTTTGTAGTCGAGACTATGGGGAGGACTGCTGGCTGGTTGGCTCTGGAAGGCGGCGAATCCAGTGGGGCATTTATCATACTGATCCCGGAGTATGACTTCTCTATTGAGAAGGTGAATGAGCTGGTTCTGGAGGGAAGAAGGCAGGGTGCCAGATATGAGATTATTGTGGCGGCAGAGGGCGCCAAGCCGGCAGGAGGCTCCGAGTTTGTCAGAGAGGCTGGGGAAGACGGTTTTGGCCATAAGATCCTGGGCGGCATCGGTGAGTTCCTGGCCAATGAAATTACCAGTGCTACCAAACTGGAAACAAGAAGCATTGTCCTCAGCCACCTGCAGCGCGGTGGTGCTCCTTGTGCCTATGATCGGAGAATGGGCAGATATTTCGGCATTGCGGCCGTTGATCTAATTGAGAGGAAAGACTTTGGGAAGATGGTGAGCTACAAAAATGGCCGGATCACCTCTGTCCCGATCAAAGATGTTTTGGGGAAACTGAGTCTGGTGGATGTGAAGACACAATATGATACTGAGCGGTACAATGGTCGTAGGGCCATTCTTGCTGGTTAG